The Xyrauchen texanus isolate HMW12.3.18 chromosome 4, RBS_HiC_50CHRs, whole genome shotgun sequence genome segment AAATGTACCACCTCatctctgattggctggaattgTGTCACATTATAATGCTGTGACTTTGAGCAAACAAGCAGTCAAAGCAATGAGCACACGCAGAGTGGGTAGAAGAGTGTACGCACAATCAGTGGAGTTACGTACATTTCAGAAATCTgtgcaaattcacattcaaagAAACTTTATTCAtgcacaaaatgtatatttatattcttGCAAACAGTCATTCATTTtgagaaaacatttttacattttgctttacaaaactgagttCACGTCCATCTTGAATCCAAAGGTTATGCAGTATTCCATGTCCCTAAAAGACTAATGTGTAAATGTGGGGTTTAGTTATAGAACTGTAGCAGAAGACATCCTGTTGAAATAGTGTTTAGTATTACTGCCCCCTACAGGAAAGGTGTGTAGTTGCTTTGGCTGGGTTTGaacataaatacagtcttctGTCTCAACTTCAAAGGCTGTGTCTGGTTGCTGGTTAATAGTTTTTACTCACATCAGTATTTTACTATACATTGCTAAAGCAGATTTGCTTGAATCATGGCGAACATACATTCAGAATCCATGTATAAAAAATACCATGATCTTGCAACTCATTTGTGTCCAAATTTGCAGGTACATCATTCTACATGTGAATTAGATTTTTACTTAGCTCCGCTGTTGCATAGAGAATTGGAATGGTCTCTCATTTCATCGCCTGGCCTGTTACTTTCCTATTTCCATTTGGATGCGATTCCTAAAATCCAATTCCAATCCAAACCTTAAATATTAAGGAAATGCGATTGTGTTTTCCAAAATTGTGGAAAACGTATTCCCATATCACTTGCTATGCATGATTGCACATTAAAAAAATCTGCAATTTCTGGATTAAATCTTAAGTTGTTTTGGTAGCATTTACATTACCTCATTACAACATAATGACATTATGCCTCTACTTTAGACAGATCACCCAGAGTTTTTTTTCAGAATTACTTTTAGCGATTTTCATCTGGAACCAGGCTTGCTTCTTCAATTTGCGGTAAGACATATTTTTGCACaaggcttattttattttttattttgtagtttttaTATAGAATCTTCATAATCTTTTAAACTCCATGTCCAAGTAGCAGTATTTTTTGGTTTGCTTTTATAAAAGCCAGCAAAATGGCCCCCAGAGCATAACAGAAACATCAGATcccctcactgtatatacaccAACAATCATGGTCACAGCTGAAATCATTGatgtcacatttttccccattcggatggttaatgtgaaaattaactgaagctcctggccgtgtctgcatgattttatgcactgcactgctgccacatgattggctgattagataatcacatggatgattgttggtgccagatgggctggtttgagtatttctataactgctaatctcctgggattttcacacacaacagtctctagaatttactccgaatggtgccaaaaaaaaaaacatccagtgagctgcagtttgGCAGTTAATCCCTTTCAAAAGGGTTCATTGTTGGGGCACGGGTATGGCCAGATGAGTCATTCTTAACCACATTATCGAAAGGGGGCGAGTGCATGCATACACCAAGAGAATGGTACAGGCCTAAAAGCTCGATACCTTCAGTAAGGGAATCTGGTGACTCTGTTATACTCTGAGCCCATGTTGCTGGCATATATACAAGCAAACCAAAATATGACTAAAAAATGATAGTGCTTTGTAAGGAGAAGCGTTTTGGCCATTGAGTTTAAAAGAATAATATGATTCTATACAAAAGCTACCAAAGAAAATCTCCCAAAAATAAGCCTCGTGTAATTTGCAGTTAATTTGACATCTTTATGGTAAATGGGCTTGGATTTTAATGGGTATGAACCCGAAAGATAGCAACCCCACTGAGCTTGTTTTGCCTTCTGGAATATATCAGGAGTCCTGTTCAGGCACAGCACATGAAACCATCGCTGACATGAATGACATTAAACCTAaaaaacaataatgttttatattatattatattaatactacTATTTATAAGTGTAAACTTAAGTACTTACCGAATCAGTTGTTGGACCACCTCCAGGGTGTTTTGCGGAAGCACAGAGTGCACAGCAATTACCCTTTCTGAACACTAAAAGTATACAGATATCAAAATAGCAACAGAGGCTGACAGAAAACAATAAGAATTTTGTGGTGTCAGTTTTTGGTTCCCATTGATTTCAACCACCTGATTCTGTCAGGATTTCCTGCCATCTGTTTCCGAACTTGCTCCATATTGGAAACCGAAGGGTCAAAAACATAGCGTGGAAGGCATTTCAGGGAACACTGTGACAACCTCTATGGCCATCTACAAAATAATAGTTCTTGTTCAGTGAAagaattgtatttgttttcttcACTATTTGAACAATATACTTAAAATATGAGAACAAAATACCTGCATGACAAATACACCACAGCTATAAGAGTCCTGATGGGTTGTGTGATTTATAATACTTCCTTGCTACTTCACATTCATTGCCACTGCACACAAATACCATTTTAAAGTATTGTCTttaggaaaaatggatgaaactgTTATGGGTAATCCACTTAAAGtgattgttatttatttgttttgggtttagtgctATTATTTTAACGGTGTGTTTTTACCTAAATCTGGCTGCAGCATGAAGAGAGTTCATCTCCTGATTTCCTGCTGGATCAATAACAATCACTCGACCAGAGGATGCATGCAGATactagtaaaagaaaaaaaattatatttgaaatcaAAGTTGAGTTTTGACTACAGATCCAtgacatatttttattttgaaagctttCACCAAAAACTTTCAGTGGCTTATAATGGCCTTATATATTTTGAAGTCCAcctgaaataaatgtttgatgTTGTCACATTAGTAAAGGCTGTTAAAGGTGTGCTTTCAAGTCTTCAATGTATAACAATAAAATTCTACCTTCCGCAGGCTCTGTCTGCGTACAGCATCTCAGTCTCCATTGATGATGGCACCAGCCGAGAAGTGATTCAGCAGATAAATGGTGTTGTTTTGTACCattttgtttaatattatttGGAAGTAGCATTCAATTGTCTGAGTAAAAGGTAAAATGATATATAATAAGAAATATTACATCTAAAATGCATATTGGAGGTTATAGAAAAGTGACTGCTTTTCAGATGTGTACCATTTTTACAGTGCACTGTAAAACaatcctgttaaatttatggtaaaaactggcagctgtggttgccagaaaatACAATAACCATACTTCAGACTTTAAGGgatataattttgatgcctgtatatttaaCGGTGAATTACCTTTTATATTaacaaattatataaacttaatactttaaccttctgaaactgtaaaaatctgcttttcacttgaCAATGTATTGTTACTCACCGTATTATTTACAgaaaggcacatgatgacatgcaGTTCATCAGCAGTGGcctttccaggagcaatgaccaataaacatgacacagtgctcagtgtcactcacaaaacactaaacaccataacacatgtgaaattcaaATAATACAAGAAACATTAACTatactacatcaaatataacacagaacaccccaaagtagaTAAGTGAAATAAAAAATCAGAAGAACTAttttattcccataaaatattatgaaatgtgaTGGGTAATGCAGGGAATTCtatacagcagtggaaaagcaagctcagaaaagtaaagcgagtagagttgagttgaaccataacgtgcagtggaaaaatagcataaGTTTTGCAACACGTTGAGGtggataaaaacaaataaacagcgATCTGTGTTCTGTTCTACGTTTTAACACTTTTCACATAAGCCTATTTGTATACAATTATACTACACCAATAATGATCTATTTAAGTTTTTCGTGGCTGAATATGTGTCTAATATCCAACTTCAAACGTCAAACCAACTTTATCACGGTaatgcactcaaaatatcattttaCGAGCACAGAACTGTGGCAGatatataactccatataaaAGTGCCATACTTACTCCAGATACCAGTCCAGCTCTGTTCTGTCCTCTGTTCTTTGCTCATCGTTGACAAACAGTTGTCTGGTCTCCTCATCATCATGATCCATCACAGTCAAACTTCTCATGTGATCACCACtcataaaatgtcatttatttcatgCCATAGATTAtaattaacaaaaacacaaagttgTTGTGGAAAATTGTTGAAGAATCTCTCTTTTtgcaagaaaactctcagagtccgGGGTTCCAGATGTCAAAAGTAGAAGTTTACTGAGCAACCAATAAACCTGAGaaggccagctgtccgttctgactctcttagtccaaaacctcatcttctatacattttgttatctggcattacctcatgtCTAGGACCCttcgttatttttgtaaccaatgtatactatttgccaccattatctcacagagccttttgatatctatttactggtagaaacctggctttagtctatctttttAATTACTTTGACCACTGGTTGTTTTGACTATTTATCGTCAGCTGTGTTTCAAGGTCCATAGCCTCAtgttttgttacagctgggtgctctttgtggtttTTGCAGCAACCTcttatgctctctcctgggtcacacaaaggccaggaaactcatataagtactttgatataaaaacatattataatattgaaaaaaaaaaaaaaatactataaagtTTATCCAACTGCTGTTTTATAGCCTTTATGTTTCAGCATCCCGTGAAAAACTTCAGTCAAACATTCTTATTGTAATCAGCTGATGTGCACgctgacaaaaataaaaacactttcgcCATTGATTTCCAAATAAGAGTCCGGGTCTTTTAATTTGCCTTGCGCTTTCAAACCTACATCTTCAACACAATGTAACATCaccataaaaatattttcatttatgattttacatttattctcCGATATCGAATTGGAACGGAACCTTTACAGCATTAAAACAAGGTTTCGTGGTTGTAGTTTCCTCTTTTTTGCCGTTCCATTGTTGTGTTCCCATAGTTACAATGTTTTCACAAGTTTTCCAACATCAGGAACTGTTAGTCGATTTGACTTGGTTGAGGGGGGAAAATAAAGCGCTATTTTCCCGTAAGGGTTTGATTCTCGTTATAAAAGTTTACTTATCTCTGTTGTCAAGAGCACACCTAAGGTTTGTGTATAATTCCTGGTCATGTCTGATTCAAGCAAGCAAACCTCCAGAAAAacgtcattaaaaaaattattttgctccAGCCGCAGTTTTCAGACACCACGATATAAAGGGGAGCTCATAATAAAAGAAAAGGCAGATAGTCagtaagtaaattattattattataaatcattCTTAATAATCCATAATGTAGAGTCTAGCTGAGAAGAATACTTTTTCTAGTTATGAAGCAGGTGTTAATGCGATGTTCCTGGCCCAGTTTGAGAAGTCTGTGTCCTGTTTTTCAAAGGCTATTCTGCTCCAGCCTCATCAGGTAGAGCCATTGGTCTACATAAAGGATTGTAAGTACTCAAAAATGATCTGGCCCTGAATATTGAGTGTGTGTTGTATTCAATCTGCCTGCAGACCCAGTTCCATGTAGATCGAGCAGAAGCATATCTTCAGCAGTGTGACTTTCAGTCTGCAGCACTAGATTACAGACATGCCTGCAGTCTGGAACCACAAAACAAGTTCTACCCTAAACGACTTGGCTTCATCTACTACCTACAGGTACAAGAATTCATTCACAGTGGTTAAAAATCAGATTAGGATATGTAAATCTCTAAATGTAtcacttaaatattaaaatgcatcacTTAAGCAGCTTGAAAGATGGAAATGGATTAATTCGACATTCTTTATATAACTGAAGCTTGACTTGTGTGTTCAATTAGGTAAATTTGAaactaattataaaatattttagtaaACAGAGCATGGCATGCTAATAACTAATCCAAGAAATGGTAATGGGTAGTTGACTTGACATGTCATGCAGTAACAGCAATTTTCTAAATGCTAGAAAATTATGCTTCATAATAAAATCCTAATAAAATGACCTAATATTAATTGGGagaaaaattaatttgtcacatcACAAGACTTTTTATGTAAACTgcaatactactaataataatatgaaatttaaaagaaattatgaccaGTGAAAGCATGAAAAATATAGTTTTGTTATATATCAAATTTTACATAAAATCTTGATATTGGAAAaaaatatgttatgttatattttatgttttttttttttttttttttttttactgtacatgtaTTTGCCATCTACCCTAatgcatttcattattattattattattattattattgcattatattaccaTTTGATCTGTAGTTACAACAAAATGCATTTATCCTAACCACATTTTCAATCCTCTGCTATCAAGCTAAAATCTCCTGCTTAATTGTATGTGTTTTTAATTGTCCCTAAAGGGCCAGTGTCTTTATGATGTGGGGATGTTCCTTGAAGCTCTCGAGTCTTTTACAAAAGCTGCAGAACTCAAATCCACTTTTCAGCCTTATCACATGAGATGGTCAGTACAGATCTTAACAGATGCTCAAGTCTTTGAGAGTGGGTTTACAAAGATctgaattaaagggataattaacTGAAAAttgtcaattctgtcatcatttactaaccctgaGATTGGTCCAAACtcgtattactttttttcttccactGAACCCAAATGTAGATGTTTTGTAGAAAGACAGCACCAGTGACCTTTCACtgtaattatataaatacatatgcAATGAAgataaatggtgactaaggctgtcattcagccaaacatctctttttgatTTCCAAGAAAaacagggtttggaacaacacaagggtgaataaatgatgatagatttttcattttgggtgaactatctataACAAAGGCCATCTAACCAGTGTTAGCATGGGAAATTACCACCAGGTGGAGTCACATCCACTTTCATTAACTTTCTCCATCATCACCAAAGGTCCAGCATTGAGTGCTACTGCTTCTTTGATTGTGAAACCACAATGTTTAATCTTTCTCTTTTGCAGAATGTGAAATGCACAGGCACATGATTTTCCATCCTGCTCGCTTTGTTATGTTTCCTCATAGCTTGGCTTGTCTGACTGCACTGGGACAATACTCTGACTGTCTTCGTCTGGTCAGTAACTGGCTGAAGACACACGGCCTGTCAGCTGACCTCTTCACTCTGAGAGCGCGCTTATACCACCAGCTCAATCAGGTCAGACCATCACTCATTTCTCCACAAGAACATATTTTCCCTTTATATGTCTATTATAAACAGCTAAGAGgtctgtacaggtgaaactcgaaaaattagaatctcgtgcaaaagttcattaatttcagtaattcaacttaaaaggtgaaactaatatattatatagactcattacaagcaaagtaagatatttcaagcctttatttgatataattttgatgattatggcttacagcttatgaaaaccccaaattcagaatctcagaaaattagaatattacatgaaatcaataaaaaaaggattttaaatacagaaatgtcagccctctgaaaagtataatcatgcatatgtactcagtacttggtttgggccccttttgcattaattactgcctcaatgcggcatggcatggatgctatcagcctgtggcactgctgaggtgttatggaagaccaagatgcttcaatagcggccttcagctcttctgcattgtttggtctcatgtctctcatctttctcttggcaatgccccatagattctctatggggttcaggtctagcgagtttgctggccaatcaagcacagtaataccatggtcattgaaccaggttttggtacttttggcagtgtgggcaggtgccaagtcctgctggaaaatgaagtcagcatctccataaagcttgtctgctgaaggaagcatgaagtgctctaaaatgtccggtaggcggctgcgttgactctggacttaataaagcacagtggaccaacaccagccgatgacatggctccccaaaccaacacagactgtggaaacttcacactggacttcaagcatcttggattgtgtgcctctccattcttcctccagactctgggaccttggtttccaaatgagatgcaaaatttgctctcatcagaaaagaggactttggaccactgagcaacagaccagttcttttttctttagcccaggtaaggcgtttgacatttgaagcccatgtccaggacccgtctgtgtgtggtggctcttgatgcagtaacttcagcctcagtccactccttgtgaagctccccacacatttgaatggccttttcctgacaatcctctccaggctacggtcatccctgctgcttgtgcacctttttcttccacacttttcccttccacttaactttctattaatgtgctttgatacagcactttgagaacatccaacttcttttgcaattaccttttgaggctttccctccttgtggagggtgtcaatgatggttttctgcacaactgtcaggtcagcagtcttccccatgattgtgaattcaactgaatcagactgagagaccatttaaaggctcaggaaccctttgcaggtgtttagctgattagagtgtgacactttgagtctacaatactgaaccttttcacaatattctaatttctgagattctgaatttggggttttcataagctgtaagccataatcatcaaaattatatcaaataaaggcttgaaatatcttactttgcttgtaatgagtctatataatatattagtttcaccttttaagttgaattactgaaattaatgaacttttgcacgatattctaatttttcgagtttcacctgtatgtcccCAGATGATTTTGTGTTATCATGACTTGAGGTCAGCACTTAGGCTGAACCCGAGTTGTCCAGAGGCACATTTACTGATGAAGAGGCTGAAGGAGGCAGCAGAAAATTCCCATCAGGCAGCTGTTGAAAAAGAACTGATGGGAGAGCTTTCAGATGCACTGTCGAAAATAAACACTGCTCTTGAACATAATCCCAGTAAAGCACATTACTACCTCTTTAGGTAAGGATCATCAGAATAGATAGATCTGATGAAATGATAGTATGTTGTGTGCAAAAATTGCACCAGAAATATAATACTCctattaaataaatagaaataagtAAACAAATCAGTATTCTCATAGAGGGATTCTGTATCGCCGTATGAAAGACTTCACTGCTGCCGTCGAGGACCTAGAGCTTGCTGTTGCATTCTGTGGAGTTGGAGAAGAATCTCCTCAGGGAGAGATGAACGAGGACTCAAGGCATTTAGAAGAAGATGCTCAGACTCAACTGGTGCTTACATACAATGATTTTGCAGTTCAGTGCTTCTCCAAGGGTCTGTACAGTGAAGCAGTCGTGCTGCTGAACAAGTCCATCGAGAAAAAGAGAGACAACAGTGAGCTGTTCATCAACAGA includes the following:
- the LOC127641351 gene encoding tetratricopeptide repeat protein 16 → MSDSSKQTSRKTSLKKLFCSSRSFQTPRYKGELIIKEKADSHYEAGVNAMFLAQFEKSVSCFSKAILLQPHQTQFHVDRAEAYLQQCDFQSAALDYRHACSLEPQNKFYPKRLGFIYYLQGQCLYDVGMFLEALESFTKAAELKSTFQPYHMRCLACLTALGQYSDCLRLVSNWLKTHGLSADLFTLRARLYHQLNQFRVSPVCPQMILCYHDLRSALRLNPSCPEAHLLMKRLKEAAENSHQAAVEKELMGELSDALSKINTALEHNPSKAHYYLFRGILYRRMKDFTAAVEDLELAVAFCGVGEESPQGEMNEDSRHLEEDAQTQLVLTYNDFAVQCFSKGLYSEAVVLLNKSIEKKRDNSELFINRGDCFFKLCEWIFALADYQQAEEMDPNNTTIWLRLSMIHNTLGLHSYNDKKYKEAADRFSLAIQYSPGVVQYYENRAKAYSKVGKMEETKQDTIRVLTLDPTNVQVMPLLLSLVPGCSLYDIMSSASAQFVKCKMMAKIQAFQLAVSKESRISSMDLTKDDSQSQSASQASLADDGPEQELKPVEVDDKLVKRKQQLNQAVKKALHQRKPLHNDGPSLAPVHPVREEPDTQDRPYVWKKFGAFGLHC